CCCTGCAAAAAACTGGATAGAGCAGTTTTCAAAGATCCGGAATCGGGAAATTTTATTAACCATCATTTTGTCAGCGTAAAAATTGATGGCGAAAAAGGCGAAGGCCCGGAAATCATGGACCGGTTTAACATCACTGGTTATCCCACTATTCTGGTTCTGGATGCGGATGGTAACGAGATTGACCGCATCGTTGGGTTTGGTGAAAAACAAGAATTTTTGACCATTTTAAATGATTACATAAATGGCGTAAATACAATAGCTTATTGGCAGAAAAAAGCGGACGAAAATCCGGAAGATACGCAGGCACTGATCGTTGTTGCCGAAAAATTATGGGAAAAAAGCGATTTTGCCGCCGCCGTTCCGTATTACGAAAAGCTCGCATCCGTTACCAAAGATGACGAGCAATTGCAGGTTACCCAATTACGGTTGGCAGAATATGCACTCACAAATGATGATGTTCAGCCGTTCAAAAAATTGCTGGCCGGCAATACGCTTAATGAGGATTACCGGAAAAGAGCCAATCTGCGCATGTTGAGCTATTATCGCAAAAAAAGTGATCAAACCAACATTCTTAAAACGTATGATACGTTGATACAAGAAAATCCCGGCGATATTAGCTTGCTCAATAACTACTCATGGTATATTTTTGAAAATGAATTGACTGACAAATACGTGTTCGGTATTGAAATGGCACAAAAGGCTGTAAAAATTAATCCACAGGCAGATTACATTTGGGATACGCTGGCGCAATTACAGTTTGCAGCCGGAAATGTGGACGATGCGATCAAATCCATGAAAGAGGCGATTTCACTCAATCCGCAAGAAAATTCATACAAAGAATTACTCAATAAATACGAAGCTCAAAAATCCGCTGCGTAATGCATTGCAAAATTTTTAGTTTATCGAACGCCGGCTTATTCAGCCGGCGTTTTTTTTTTTCAGCCGTCAAAAGTGCTTCGTTGTTTTGTTAAAAATTGCGGATTTAGACCGGATTTCTGCCCGGACTTTTTTTTTCCAGTTGGTTTCGTGAATTTGCATCGCGCGTTTGCGGCAATGCTCGGCATTTTTTGTGTCGCCCAAACGGTCGTAAGCAATCGAAAGAGCTGTCCACGCCGGTTCGTAATACAAATCAATATTCAGGCATTGCTCAAATTCCTCGATGGCTTCTCGGAGAAATTCTTTTTCCAGCAGCTCGTTGCCTTCCGCATACAGCGATTGCAGGTCATTACGCTTTGCTTCGGTGATCACCTGAATCGGCTCATCCTGTTTTTCAACGATAAACGAACATGGCAGTTGCCGGGTAACTTTTTCCGCAACGCTGCCCAACAGCAACCGGGAAATGCCGACTCGTCCGGTGGAACCCATTATCAGCAAATCCGGTTTGTAACTGTCAATCGTTTCCAGAATGCTGGCGAAAGCCGGACCGCGTTTCAGCATGTGGTGCCACTGAATATTGAAGAAATCGAACTTCTCCAAAAATTCCAGAAACTGCTGCTGTTCCGTTTCGAAAATGTCATCCTGATCTTCTTCAAAAGCGATGCCGCCGATAAATCCGCCGGTTATCGGTTCAACAACATGGGTAACCAGCAATTCCGATTCAAAATTCCGTGCGAAATGAATGGCGTTTTGCAGTGCCTTTTCAGAAACTTCGGAAAAATCGACCGGGCAAATGATGCGCTGAATGCCTTTTTCCGGGTAATTTTTGACAACCCAAACCGGTTTCGCCGATTTCCGGACCACTTTTTGGGCGGTCAAGCCGAGCGGAAACGGCTCGTTTTTGGCAAAATCGCCGCTGCCGATGATCACCAGATTAACGTTGTAAAAATCCGCATATTTGATGATTTTGTCGAACGGAACGCCGTTGAGCACAAATTTGTGCGGTACTTTGATACCGTTCTGATGGAGGTCATAACCGATTTTTTCGAGTGCTTCGATCGCAGCAGATTTTACCATATTCAACGTCAGATCGGGCAGATGCCCGTTTTCGATAACGTGCAGCAAAAAAACCTGCGAACCGAGCGTTTTGGCAACATCGATGCACATCGATAGCGCCTGCGCCGATGATCGCGAAAAATCGGTCGCGAATAAAATATTCTTTAACAATTTCATTTCGCACCCCTTTCCGTTTAAATCTTGAACAATGCTTTGGCAAACGTCATGCACGAGTTGTGGCGTTTTACCGCCAAAACCGGCACGTTGGTGGTCTGGATCAGCCGTTCGGTGACGCTGCCCAACAAAATTGCCGCGCTGGGTGTGCGTCCCCGTGCACCGGTGATGATCAGATCGATATCATTTTGCCCGGCATAATGACGGATTACTGCCGCAGGATTATTGCCCAGCCGGTAGTGCATATGCACTTTGATATCGCCGAATTCGATTTTCCGGATAAATTCGCGGTAATCCGAAATGGCGTTATTTTTCATGATTTGCGCGAACTCCGTATGCGATTTTCCGGTGCGATGATAACCGGTTGGCACCGAATACACATTCAGTGCATGGATTTCCGGTAACCCGAACGCTTGCGCGAGGGCAATGCCCTGGCTGAGCGCATACGCCGAACACGGCGAAAAATCTACCGGCACCAACATGCGATCAACTTTCGGCGGAGAATTTACCGGAACAATCAGCACGGCGCAGGTTGCCTTGCGGGTGAGTTTGAGCGGGAGTTGCCGGGTTTCTTTTTCGTTGTGCTTCCGCCCCATGATGATCATATCAACATTTTTTTGTTGGGCGCGGCGCAGCAATTCATCGAGCGGGTTGCCTTCCACGACATCCACATCAATCATGTCCGGCAATTTTCTACCGGCGCTCTGTTTGATGGACGCCAGAATTTTATCTGCGGCGTATTCATCCGGCGGGCGCAACATGGTCGGGTAAGCCTTTGCGAT
This genomic window from Calditrichia bacterium contains:
- a CDS encoding thioredoxin family protein — its product is MKTFIIALLAIGVVACNSGEKKPAETTKTTAEGEFAVRFVNGNFSEAQAQAKSAEKMMLVDVFADWCVPCKKLDRAVFKDPESGNFINHHFVSVKIDGEKGEGPEIMDRFNITGYPTILVLDADGNEIDRIVGFGEKQEFLTILNDYINGVNTIAYWQKKADENPEDTQALIVVAEKLWEKSDFAAAVPYYEKLASVTKDDEQLQVTQLRLAEYALTNDDVQPFKKLLAGNTLNEDYRKRANLRMLSYYRKKSDQTNILKTYDTLIQENPGDISLLNNYSWYIFENELTDKYVFGIEMAQKAVKINPQADYIWDTLAQLQFAAGNVDDAIKSMKEAISLNPQENSYKELLNKYEAQKSAA
- a CDS encoding universal stress protein, coding for MKLLKNILFATDFSRSSAQALSMCIDVAKTLGSQVFLLHVIENGHLPDLTLNMVKSAAIEALEKIGYDLHQNGIKVPHKFVLNGVPFDKIIKYADFYNVNLVIIGSGDFAKNEPFPLGLTAQKVVRKSAKPVWVVKNYPEKGIQRIICPVDFSEVSEKALQNAIHFARNFESELLVTHVVEPITGGFIGGIAFEEDQDDIFETEQQQFLEFLEKFDFFNIQWHHMLKRGPAFASILETIDSYKPDLLIMGSTGRVGISRLLLGSVAEKVTRQLPCSFIVEKQDEPIQVITEAKRNDLQSLYAEGNELLEKEFLREAIEEFEQCLNIDLYYEPAWTALSIAYDRLGDTKNAEHCRKRAMQIHETNWKKKVRAEIRSKSAIFNKTTKHF
- a CDS encoding universal stress protein yields the protein MSEYKKILIGLNLSEMDHTTIAYAAMVFSLAGGERLYCMHVTRNLAIPPKIAKAYPTMLRPPDEYAADKILASIKQSAGRKLPDMIDVDVVEGNPLDELLRRAQQKNVDMIIMGRKHNEKETRQLPLKLTRKATCAVLIVPVNSPPKVDRMLVPVDFSPCSAYALSQGIALAQAFGLPEIHALNVYSVPTGYHRTGKSHTEFAQIMKNNAISDYREFIRKIEFGDIKVHMHYRLGNNPAAVIRHYAGQNDIDLIITGARGRTPSAAILLGSVTERLIQTTNVPVLAVKRHNSCMTFAKALFKI